In the Brachyhypopomus gauderio isolate BG-103 chromosome 4, BGAUD_0.2, whole genome shotgun sequence genome, one interval contains:
- the LOC143512704 gene encoding rano class II histocompatibility antigen, A beta chain-like, with product MRAGFINLAADFLHSFADMFLSHAFQVAIFVFGLFLTVNSHYLSTLVQCHTYGSLQNTEFTVSIIYNKGKFLTFNSTENFWIGYSEYGLKWARDLNNRTHWLHSEADKILSDCREYGGQMMTVLNTTVRPEVVVRSLTPAMLVCSVYNFYPKGIQVSWLRDGQPVTSDVTSTEELADGDWYYQIHSHLEYTPKHGEKISCVVEHASFKQPMVYDWDTSLPKSDRIKIGVGAAGLVLGVVMVATGFLYYKWKITEWTSVHMELN from the exons ATGAGAGCAGGCTTCATTAATCTGGCTGCAGATTTCCTTCACAGCTTCGCTGACATGTTTCTCTCTCATGCTTTTCAAGTGGCCATTTTtgtctttggtttgtttttaaCAG TTAACAGTCATTACCTCTCCACATTAGTCCAGTGTCACACTTACGGGTCTCTGCAGAACACAGAGTTCACTGTCTCCATAATATACAACAAAGGAAAGTTCTTGACGTTCAACAGCACCGAGAACTTCTGGATCGGCTACAGTGAATACGGACTCAAATGGGCGAGAGACCTCAATAACAGAACACACTGGCTGCACAGCGAGGCCGACAAGATCCTGTCCGACTGCAGGGAGTACGGCGGACAGATGATGACCGTGTTGAACACAACAG TGAGGCCGGAGGTGGTCGTTAGGTCCCTAACGCCAGCCATGCTGGTGTGCAGTGTGTACAACTTCTACCCAAAGGGAATTCAAGTCTCATGGCTCAGAGACGGTCAACCAGTGACCTCTGACGTGACGTCCACTGAGGAGCTGGCTGATGGAGACTGGTACTACCAGATCCACTCACACCTGGAGTACACACCCAAACATGGAGAGAAGATCTCCTGTGTGGTGGAGCACGCCAGCTTCAAACAGCCCATGGTGTACGACTGGG ACACCTCCCTCCCCAAGTCTGACAGGATTAAGATTGGTGTTGGGGCTGCAGGACTGGTGTTGGGAGTCGTCATGGTAGCAACAGGTTTCCTCTACTACAAATGGAAAATCACAG AATGGACATCAGTACATATGGAACTTAACTGA